From a region of the Synergistota bacterium genome:
- a CDS encoding aspartate carbamoyltransferase catalytic subunit: MEWRHKHLFDIDDWSREDIESVLNLASEFERRLDSKESLPSLKGRTLVNFFLESSTRTRVSFEIAAKLLGINVMNWATASSSMAVKGESLKDTVWTLESMGVDMIVIRSSWVGAPQYIARKARRARVINAGDGTHAHPTQALLDIYTAWKRFGSLEGKRVLIAGDIVQSRVARSDIIGFKKMGAYVFVSGPRNMVPLHLDALGVSYEPDFIKAVKEADVIYLLRVQKERWKASAIPSDYEYHMNFGCREEVLKEAKPEAIVMHPGPINRGVELSSEVADGPQSLILEQVRNGVMVRTALLYLYLGGER, translated from the coding sequence ATGGAGTGGAGGCATAAGCATCTTTTTGATATTGATGATTGGAGTCGAGAGGATATTGAAAGCGTTTTAAATCTTGCAAGCGAATTTGAAAGAAGGTTAGACAGTAAGGAGAGCCTTCCATCCCTTAAGGGAAGGACATTGGTTAACTTTTTTCTTGAGAGCTCAACGCGAACAAGGGTTTCTTTTGAGATAGCGGCTAAGCTCTTAGGTATAAATGTGATGAATTGGGCGACAGCCTCATCGAGCATGGCAGTTAAGGGTGAGAGCTTAAAGGATACGGTTTGGACCTTGGAATCAATGGGAGTTGACATGATAGTTATAAGAAGCTCTTGGGTTGGAGCTCCTCAGTATATCGCGCGGAAGGCAAGGAGAGCAAGAGTGATAAACGCAGGTGATGGGACTCATGCCCATCCTACACAAGCTCTTTTGGATATATACACTGCTTGGAAAAGATTTGGAAGCCTTGAAGGAAAGAGGGTTCTAATAGCTGGAGATATAGTTCAAAGTAGGGTTGCTCGGAGCGACATAATAGGCTTTAAGAAAATGGGAGCTTATGTTTTCGTTTCTGGGCCAAGAAACATGGTTCCTCTTCATCTTGATGCCTTAGGTGTTAGCTATGAGCCGGACTTTATTAAAGCGGTTAAGGAAGCGGATGTAATATACCTTTTAAGAGTTCAAAAGGAACGATGGAAGGCAAGTGCTATACCCTCGGATTATGAGTATCATATGAACTTTGGTTGTAGAGAGGAAGTATTGAAGGAAGCCAAGCCTGAAGCTATAGTTATGCATCCTGGACCGATAAATAGGGGAGTGGAGCTTTCCTCAGAAGTTGCTGATGGACCGCAAAGCCTGATTCTAGAACAGGTTAGAAACGGCGTTATGGTTAGAACTGCTCTACTTTACCTTTACTTGGGAGGTGAAAGGTAA
- a CDS encoding dihydroorotase, which produces MIILKGVKLFDGERLREGLYDLLIEGRIVKRIVPTGNMNMFEGAKVIDLSGKIACPGFIDIHVHLREPGGEWREEIKSGALAGAYGGFTTIVAMPNTNPPIDSPELVRFVKLTGERAKGAKVLPAGSVSKGREGKELTEMARMVKEGAVLFTEDGSPTVRTDLLRSAMLYAKDLGVRIMEHPEDPYLSENGQINEGKVSAISGLKGIPATSELIDVERCIALSRELDVPIHITHVSTALAIRAIRKAKEEGVKVTCDVTPHHLTLDESKILESGYDSVYKVRPPLRSLEDVEALWDALRNGVIDAIATDHAPYHIDEKDLPFEEAPSGIASLECAVAVVLDAWEKRNRPVSLDRLLRLFTSGPSRVLPESYRSLGYLREGGFADITVIDLDKVSRVDVSTWKSKARLTPWNGLSLKGWPILTMVEGEIINDI; this is translated from the coding sequence ATGATTATCCTCAAGGGAGTTAAGCTTTTTGATGGTGAGAGGTTAAGGGAAGGTCTTTATGATTTGCTGATCGAAGGTAGGATCGTTAAGAGGATAGTTCCCACTGGTAATATGAATATGTTTGAAGGTGCGAAGGTAATAGATCTCAGCGGTAAGATAGCATGCCCTGGCTTTATAGATATTCATGTTCATTTGAGGGAGCCTGGAGGAGAGTGGAGAGAGGAGATAAAAAGCGGGGCGCTAGCGGGAGCATATGGGGGCTTCACAACGATAGTTGCCATGCCTAACACTAATCCTCCTATAGACAGCCCCGAGCTTGTCAGGTTCGTTAAGCTCACGGGTGAAAGGGCTAAGGGAGCTAAAGTTCTTCCGGCAGGAAGCGTCAGCAAGGGGCGCGAGGGTAAAGAGCTTACTGAGATGGCGAGGATGGTAAAAGAGGGAGCGGTTCTATTTACGGAGGATGGCTCGCCTACGGTAAGAACCGATCTTCTGAGGAGTGCGATGCTATATGCTAAGGATCTGGGAGTGAGAATTATGGAGCATCCAGAGGATCCGTACCTTTCCGAGAACGGTCAGATTAATGAGGGAAAGGTTTCCGCAATATCGGGGTTAAAGGGGATTCCTGCAACCTCTGAGCTTATTGATGTGGAGCGATGTATTGCCCTTTCAAGAGAGCTCGACGTCCCAATTCACATAACCCATGTTTCGACGGCCTTGGCAATCAGAGCCATAAGAAAGGCGAAGGAAGAGGGAGTAAAGGTAACATGCGATGTTACGCCTCATCATTTGACTCTCGATGAGAGCAAAATTCTTGAGAGCGGTTATGATTCGGTTTATAAGGTTAGACCACCCCTAAGGAGCTTGGAGGATGTGGAAGCCCTCTGGGATGCTCTGAGGAATGGCGTGATAGACGCTATAGCTACCGACCATGCTCCGTACCATATTGATGAGAAGGACCTTCCCTTTGAGGAGGCGCCCTCTGGTATAGCTTCCCTTGAGTGTGCTGTTGCAGTGGTTTTGGACGCTTGGGAGAAGCGAAATAGGCCGGTTTCTTTAGATAGATTGCTAAGGCTCTTTACATCCGGTCCTTCAAGGGTTTTACCTGAAAGTTATAGAAGCTTAGGCTATCTCAGGGAGGGAGGCTTCGCTGATATAACGGTCATTGATCTTGATAAGGTTTCAAGAGTAGATGTGTCAACCTGGAAAAGCAAAGCTCGTTTAACCCCTTGGAATGGCCTTTCTCTTAAAGGCTGGCCTATTTTGACCATGGTTGAGGGAGAGATTATAAATGATATTTGA
- a CDS encoding dihydroorotate dehydrogenase: MIFELEGFVANKVKVMEGVYYLSIESPSISSVAYPGQFVLIRVSPSLDPLLRRPFSIAGVKDGCVEVLFSVVGRGTELLSRVKIGDVLSLRGPLGKGFPAPSFELLLVGGGMGVAPLLFAHQRYGGKIVFGVKDKVYKGLCDWIRDNVGDGLSLFSEDGSIGERGTALDGALSLACSDAEVWVCGPDAMLYEAFRVLSGKVKRLLGSFESRMACGIGGCYGCSIRTKGGMKRVCYDGPVFDLREVF; the protein is encoded by the coding sequence ATGATATTTGAATTGGAAGGTTTTGTTGCTAATAAAGTCAAGGTGATGGAGGGGGTATATTATCTTTCAATTGAGTCCCCCTCTATATCCTCTGTAGCCTATCCTGGTCAGTTTGTTCTAATAAGGGTATCTCCTTCTCTGGACCCTCTCTTAAGAAGGCCCTTTTCCATTGCTGGTGTGAAAGATGGATGCGTTGAAGTCCTATTTTCCGTGGTTGGGAGAGGAACGGAGCTTCTCTCAAGGGTTAAGATCGGTGATGTTCTCTCCTTAAGGGGTCCGCTAGGAAAGGGATTTCCAGCCCCCTCTTTTGAGCTTCTTTTGGTTGGTGGAGGCATGGGTGTTGCTCCTCTTCTTTTCGCTCATCAGCGTTATGGAGGTAAGATTGTTTTCGGTGTGAAGGATAAGGTTTATAAGGGCTTATGCGATTGGATTAGGGATAATGTGGGCGATGGTTTATCCCTCTTTTCTGAGGATGGGAGTATAGGGGAAAGGGGAACCGCTTTAGATGGGGCCTTATCTTTAGCTTGTAGTGATGCTGAGGTTTGGGTTTGCGGTCCTGATGCTATGCTTTACGAGGCCTTTAGGGTTTTGAGCGGTAAAGTTAAGAGGCTTTTAGGGAGCTTCGAAAGCAGGATGGCTTGTGGAATAGGAGGCTGTTACGGCTGTAGTATAAGGACCAAAGGCGGTATGAAGAGAGTTTGTTATGATGGACCTGTTTTTGATTTAAGGGAGGTTTTTTAA
- a CDS encoding dihydroorotate dehydrogenase: MDVSCEVGGLKLKSPLIISSGVWPFDPDLWRSPYTHGVGAICTKGLTLHPRDGNPGIRIWEVRGGLLNSIGLENPGVGGFVREYLPKLKDRDVPLIVNLWAGSLEELKPSMEILRDFESDIDAIELNVSCPNVGEKDHILRERLSELSSIFSCARRLWSGPLWVKLSPMSPQVISEALIAQEEGINAVVLANTWLGMAIDVNREKPVFERVTAGLSGPAIFPLTLRLVWEVKERVSIDVIGCGGISSWEDAVSMFLAGASAVEIGTITFLEIDAPAKILSGIGSYLKGKGYAYLKEIIGKAKGGRV, encoded by the coding sequence ATGGATGTTTCCTGTGAGGTTGGCGGCCTTAAGTTAAAGTCTCCTTTGATAATATCTTCTGGAGTTTGGCCCTTTGATCCGGATCTTTGGAGATCCCCCTATACACATGGTGTTGGAGCCATATGCACCAAGGGCTTAACCTTACATCCAAGGGATGGAAATCCGGGAATTCGCATATGGGAAGTTCGCGGAGGGTTATTAAACAGCATAGGGCTTGAGAACCCTGGAGTTGGCGGATTTGTTAGAGAATATCTACCTAAGCTTAAGGATAGGGATGTTCCTCTAATAGTAAATCTTTGGGCCGGCAGTTTAGAGGAGCTCAAGCCCTCAATGGAGATTTTAAGGGACTTCGAAAGCGATATAGATGCGATTGAGCTAAATGTATCGTGTCCCAATGTGGGAGAGAAAGATCATATATTAAGGGAAAGGCTTTCAGAGCTAAGTAGCATTTTTAGTTGTGCCCGCCGTCTTTGGAGTGGACCTTTATGGGTTAAGCTTTCTCCGATGTCGCCTCAGGTAATTAGCGAGGCTCTGATTGCTCAAGAGGAGGGGATAAATGCTGTAGTCTTGGCCAATACCTGGCTGGGTATGGCGATAGATGTAAATAGAGAAAAACCCGTGTTTGAGAGGGTTACTGCTGGCCTTTCTGGTCCAGCTATATTTCCGCTAACCTTAAGACTCGTTTGGGAAGTGAAAGAAAGGGTTAGCATAGATGTTATAGGTTGCGGAGGAATTTCAAGCTGGGAGGATGCGGTTTCCATGTTTTTAGCTGGGGCTTCAGCTGTCGAAATAGGGACGATAACCTTTTTAGAGATCGATGCTCCCGCTAAGATCCTTTCGGGAATAGGATCCTATCTTAAAGGTAAGGGCTACGCTTATCTTAAGGAGATAATAGGAAAGGCGAAGGGAGGTAGAGTTTAA